One Pseudobutyrivibrio xylanivorans genomic window, TGACAATATATGTCGCATAATAACAATATAATAGCAAGGGATTGCTATATGCATTATTACAATGGAGGAAAAAAGAAATGGCATTTAATCCTAATAACTACAAGGCACCTGAAGTTAAGAAGTTACCTGTGATTTTGCTCTTAGATGTAAGCGGTAGTATGCAGGGGGCTAAAATTGATAGTTTATATAACGCTACATGTGATATGATTGATACTTTTGTTGGAGCGCAGCTTAAGGAACAGAGTATTGATGTCGCTATTATCACTTTTGGAAATGAAATTAAGCTTCATACTCCATACACGCCTGTCAAGGAACTTCAGGACAAAGGTCTTGAACAGTTTAAAGCAGAGGGTATGACACCAATGGGCACTGCTATTCAGATGGCTAAAGATATGATTGATGATAAGAGTGTTACGCCTTCCAGAATTTATCGTCCGGCAGTTGTATTGGTTTCTGATGGAGAACCAAACGATGAATGGAGAGGACCAATGGCAATGTTTATTAACGATGGAAGATCTGCAAAGTGTCAGCGTTTTGCTGTTGCTATTGGCGATCAGGCAGATCGTACAGTATTGGAAACATTTACTGAAAATCCTGATAATGTATTTTTTGCTGCAAATGCATCTGATTTGGCAGATTGTTTTAAGACCGTGAGTATGTCGGTTACCTCAACAGCAACCAAACCAGATGCTCCGAAAACTGTTACTGATGATAAGGCTCCTGCACCAACACCAGTTAAGCAGGATGATGATGACGGAGACGATTGGTAAAATGGAGGCATAAAATATATGGCCAAAGACATTAATGTTTTAATTGACACATCCGGAAGTATGGCTGAAGATTGCAAGAATGCTGCTGTTAAATACCTGTTAAACACGATAGCGTCATATACTGCTGTAAATGTTAAAAACTATTATTTAGTTGGCGGGAAGTGTGAAAAAGCAGACGCTATAGATGGATTGAAAATTGCTTATGCAGGTCAAATATCTGTAAATGCCGTAAATGAGTACTTTCGGGAAGTTGTAGAAGGAAAAACTCTTTTGATTAGTGATGGTTGCTTTGATGTTGATACAGAAAGAGCTATATCTAAACACAGAGATAAGGTTGTATGTGTGGCAATAGGTGAAGATGCAATGCAAAGCAATCTACAGCATTGCTCAAAAAATAACAGGGCATATTTGGCAGAGGATATTATTGCTGCGATGTCAGCATGCTGATGAGGTGTAAATATTGATAACAGATGGAGTGTCTTGCAGAGGTAGCTATCACGAGATTAATCAAGACTGTTTTGTATGCAAACCTGTAAAAAATGGGTATATTTTGGTGATTTCTGATGGAATGGGTAGTAAGAAATTTTCACAGTTTGGCTCAAGAGCTATTTGCGAGATTTTATTACATGAGTTTGAAATTATAAGCGTGCCTTTAGAAGAACTAGATTGGCTTGTGTATCTTAAGAATTGCCATGAAAAATGGTTGGAAAGTCTTAAGGAATATGATATCACACAATGCTATAGTACAATGCTGGTTCTTCTGGTACAGGATAAACATTTGAAAGCTGCTCGATTAGGAGATGGCTTTCTTTCAATTTTAGTTGATGATGCAGACTACATATTAATGGACCAGAAAGAGGATTATTTTGCTAATGAAACTGATTGTTTGATGGCTGAGTTTGATGAGGCATGCCTTGAAGTATTGGAATTAAATTTTGAAAGATTATTGGGGGCAGTGGCATGTTCTGACGGAATAGAAATTGGTGTAATGAAGGAAGAAGAAATTCGCTTATTTACAAAAGATTTCATAGGCGAGTATTCTAAAATTTCTGCAAATGACGGTAAAAAGGATATAGAGGGATGGGTTTCGTCATGGCCAGGGATGGATGATAAAACTATCGCCTACATGATTGAGGAGGTTGATGCTTAGTGAATCAACAGTATGAAGATATATATGGTAATGTCTTTAGTCTTGATAAAGAGTTAAGTAGTGGAGGCCAAGGAATTGTATATAAGACCAAAGAGCCGAATGTACTTTTGAAAATAGAGTGGAATCCGCAAACAAAAAGGATAAATCTTGATGTTGTTGCAAATGAAAAGTTTGATGCAATTCGTCTGTTACCAATTCCTAGCAATACAAATATTACGCTTCCTCAATCCGTGTTAAAGGATTGTGTTGGATATTCGATGCGAATGTTGGATGATATGATTTCATTCGAGGAAGCATTTAGATATGGTGATATAGAGTATAGAAATGCTTGGCTAGAAAGCTTTGGAGACAGCAATCCTGAATTTGTAAAAGGTTTTGGAAATTATATAAGCACTGGTGGAAAAAGAAGAAGAATAGCAGCATTTTTAAAAGTTGCAGGAATTTTGTCTACTATACATGCAAGAGGTTTAGTATATTGCGATTTGTCTGATAAGAATATGTACATATCGAGCGCACAGGATAGAGATGTTGTCTGGATGATAGATGTGGATAACATTAACTTTATAACTGTTACAAGCAAAAGAGATGGTATATTTTCGCCAGGATATGTAGCTCCGGAAATATTAAAAGGGAAAGGGAATACTTTCTATTCTGATATTTTTTCTTTTGCAATAGCATTGTTCTGGAATTTGACAGGGCAGCATCCGTATGTGGGGCCGCAATTAGAGGACAAGCTGGAGGAGGAAGATTTTCTTTCAGAGACAGAAGAAACATTTGCATGTGGATGTGATGTTGAATGGATAAGAGATGATGAAGATGATTCAAACTATTCGGAAACACCTATACCTTATGATCTTTTAGTTGGCGAAAAGTTGAATAATTGTTTCAAAAGAACCTTTTCTAGAGCTGGACGTCATAAGAGATTGACTAGACCTACAATGATTGAATGGGGAGAAGCTCTAGCTTATGAATTAGATAATTCAATTAAATGCCATAAGTGCGAAATGGAATATAATCCTACGATAAGTGATACATGTCCGTGGTGTGATGAAAAAAACACTTATGTCTCTCTTTCTTGTAAGGGAGTTAACGGAGAAAATCCTGTGGTCACACATATGCAAGAAATTGGAACTGTAATTAAAGTGCCACTAAGACTTATTAATGGATTTAGTGTTTCAGAATTAGATGATGTCCTTTTTGAAATTGAATCGTCAAAGAAGGAAGTGGTTATTCGTAGCTTTAATAACCATTTTGACTTTGAATGCAGTTATGATGGCATATTTCAGAGAATATTTGGTAAATGCGTGATTGACAGAGATACTCAGATAAAAGTTACGGATAAATCAACTGGTGAGAAATATCTTGTTGATTATGTATTGAAAGGTTGATTATATGAAAATATCAGAAATCAAAATAGATGGACAAAGCGAATTAAAAGATGTTTCATGCCATGTTCTTGGGGCCAGGGATATAGTGTCTAAAAGTGGGCATGTTGCTTATTTGGGTGAAAATTCATTTGAGCTTGTCACAAAGGATAATGCCATACCTTTTTCAATTGATGATTTAAGTGATTGCAAAATGGTAACAGATTTTATTAATAGGCATTATTATTGCTTGGCAGAAATCACTTCTACATCGAGTAATAAGGAATCTGGGGTTATTTTTCTGCATTTTGTATTTTTTTGCAATTGCAAGAGGATGGGAAGGATGCCTTTGATATTGAGTGAAAATGCTTTGCAATATCTTTTTAAGTTTTGGAAAGTTGATAACAAAGTAGATAAGGTATATGCGCATCTGCAAGAGCAGTTTGAGTTGACAAATGGTTTAGAGTCTTGTTTTGCTTTTGAGAGTAGCGAGAAAAATATAAAAGCCTTTTCAAATGTCGAACAAACGGAAAATGATGCTGACGAAGAAGATGATGAGGACACATCTGGCGAGAAAAGTAGGGTGTTGGTTCTTCATGGAAAATCCATTAAGTTGTATGTAACTCTTCGCGGAAAGGCTTTTGAAGAGAAACTGTATGTGGAGCGTGTTATAAAAAATAGTAATAGAAAACCAGCGAATCTAATGCTTGGAATAGGTTCTCTGGAATTTACTGATACGGGTGCTGTTTTATCCTTAAATGCCAAGAAGTTTTATGATGAAAATAAAGGATATCTTGATCTTTGGAATGAATATTCAGAAAAAGAAGGTAATTTCATATTAGCTAACGCTAGAGCTGTAGGACTAATCACACTTAGCAAAAAGAGTTTATCTTTTGAAACCGCAGGTGGAGTATATGTGGGTGTCAGCGATTATGAGAGGTTGTGCAAATTAATTAGCGATAATTCCTATTTGGTGTTTGCTGATGAGAAGCCAGTATATTTAGAAGACCCTGATATGACCTGGAAGGAATATGATGATTACCAGGAAGAAAGGCGCAGATTAAGAATAAAGCCTGAACATGGAACAGTAGTCAAGTTATTAAGAAAAAAGAATGGAGGATTTGTATTAGATCTTTCTCAACTTTCACTTCCTGATTCTAGGTATGTATATTTGTCTATATATGGAGATGAGAAACAGATTCAGAGAAGGAAAGATGCCAGACGTAGAATTGCCAGCGGTGAGTCGGCTAATAGATCTTTAGGATTAATTCTTGAGGGCGAGTTGCCTGATGTTTTTGAGGATACTAAAAATAGAGTGAAAGTAGATCCACTTTCATCTTTTGTGGCTGAAAAAATATTCAAAAACCCCCCAACTGAAACCCAGAAAAATGCAATTGATATAGCATTAAACACACCAGATATTGCTATTATTCAAGGACCTCCTGGAACCGGAAAAACAACTGTAATTACCGCTATAATTGAAAGACTCAATGAGATAAGCAATAAAAAGACAGTGAACAATGGTCAAGTTTTGATAACTAGTTTCCAACATGATGCGGTCCGCAATGTAATTGAAAGGTTGAGTGTCAATTCTTTACCTACTGTGAAGTTTGGAAAACAGGAGAAGGATGGGGAAGAAGACCGAACAAAAGAAGTTATCATAGAAAAATGGTGTACCAATTACGCTGAAGCCTTAAAAAATTCCAATCCAGATTTAATTCAGTCAAAAGACATGAGAGATTTGGCTAAAGCGTATAACTTTTATCAAGCATACCCAAGCGATTCTAAAGCGGTAGAGTTCCTTGAGTGTGCAAAACGTCTTAACAATGAACAAGCATTGAATGAAATAATAGAAAGGCTTCTTGAAGAGTATTCTCAAAATGTTTCTAATGATAAAAATGATTTCATTGATTTTGTGAGAAGACTTAGAGTAACAAAGGAAGGATTTTCAGATGATGGAGCTGACAATGCGTATGATTTGTTGCAAGAATTAGAGTCTTTAGGTTTGGACAGAAAAAAGAGAGATATTGAGTGGCTTCTTTCTGTTTTAGAAGAAGCATCAGATTGCTTTGATAATGAACCCAATGACGAACTGCTTAATGAACTTGTCAAAGTTAAGAAATTCTTGTTAGGCAAGTGTATGCCTAGAATCACATACTCTGAGAAAAAAGCTAACCATGAAATTACTGATATCTATTTGGCTTTGCAGGAACATTTGAAAAAACGAGAAAATAAAGAAATTGAGATATTGTCAGAACTTCTAAAAGAAGTTGAAGGTAACAGTGATGAGGTAGAGCGTACATTAAATAATTATCTATACGTGTATTCTGCTACGACCCAGCAGAGTGAAGGAAGTGAAATAAAAGACGCTAAAGGAGTTGAATTGTGGGAACAT contains:
- a CDS encoding vWA domain-containing protein gives rise to the protein MAFNPNNYKAPEVKKLPVILLLDVSGSMQGAKIDSLYNATCDMIDTFVGAQLKEQSIDVAIITFGNEIKLHTPYTPVKELQDKGLEQFKAEGMTPMGTAIQMAKDMIDDKSVTPSRIYRPAVVLVSDGEPNDEWRGPMAMFINDGRSAKCQRFAVAIGDQADRTVLETFTENPDNVFFAANASDLADCFKTVSMSVTSTATKPDAPKTVTDDKAPAPTPVKQDDDDGDDW
- a CDS encoding DEAD/DEAH box helicase; the encoded protein is MKISEIKIDGQSELKDVSCHVLGARDIVSKSGHVAYLGENSFELVTKDNAIPFSIDDLSDCKMVTDFINRHYYCLAEITSTSSNKESGVIFLHFVFFCNCKRMGRMPLILSENALQYLFKFWKVDNKVDKVYAHLQEQFELTNGLESCFAFESSEKNIKAFSNVEQTENDADEEDDEDTSGEKSRVLVLHGKSIKLYVTLRGKAFEEKLYVERVIKNSNRKPANLMLGIGSLEFTDTGAVLSLNAKKFYDENKGYLDLWNEYSEKEGNFILANARAVGLITLSKKSLSFETAGGVYVGVSDYERLCKLISDNSYLVFADEKPVYLEDPDMTWKEYDDYQEERRRLRIKPEHGTVVKLLRKKNGGFVLDLSQLSLPDSRYVYLSIYGDEKQIQRRKDARRRIASGESANRSLGLILEGELPDVFEDTKNRVKVDPLSSFVAEKIFKNPPTETQKNAIDIALNTPDIAIIQGPPGTGKTTVITAIIERLNEISNKKTVNNGQVLITSFQHDAVRNVIERLSVNSLPTVKFGKQEKDGEEDRTKEVIIEKWCTNYAEALKNSNPDLIQSKDMRDLAKAYNFYQAYPSDSKAVEFLECAKRLNNEQALNEIIERLLEEYSQNVSNDKNDFIDFVRRLRVTKEGFSDDGADNAYDLLQELESLGLDRKKRDIEWLLSVLEEASDCFDNEPNDELLNELVKVKKFLLGKCMPRITYSEKKANHEITDIYLALQEHLKKRENKEIEILSELLKEVEGNSDEVERTLNNYLYVYSATTQQSEGSEIKDAKGVELWEHPEYETVIVDEAARVSPIDLMIPLAQGKRRIILVGDHRQLPHIYNEEVLESIDVSKLENLEMDNIKKSMFEYLLGKAKKLEEQDHIPRTIVLDAQYRMHPMLGNFINETFYAPHNESFTSPLEESFYRQGLYKKPVMWVNMPNDKGPERKEGTSRARDCEARCIVELIKKHIKSSEGKALSYGVISFYSEQVRLIKRLLKADDELKEYQDKVKEIRVGSVDAFQGMEFDVIYLSVVRTNKKDPMYTDLETRKQEPVDFSILSQDEIELEKDKKALKIYRDYKEQVGLQNYGFLISENRLCVSLSRQKKLLIVVGDRNIFCEGKWDKLAEVCVPGMWKLLRLCEREGVVVDGT
- a CDS encoding protein kinase domain-containing protein, with translation MNQQYEDIYGNVFSLDKELSSGGQGIVYKTKEPNVLLKIEWNPQTKRINLDVVANEKFDAIRLLPIPSNTNITLPQSVLKDCVGYSMRMLDDMISFEEAFRYGDIEYRNAWLESFGDSNPEFVKGFGNYISTGGKRRRIAAFLKVAGILSTIHARGLVYCDLSDKNMYISSAQDRDVVWMIDVDNINFITVTSKRDGIFSPGYVAPEILKGKGNTFYSDIFSFAIALFWNLTGQHPYVGPQLEDKLEEEDFLSETEETFACGCDVEWIRDDEDDSNYSETPIPYDLLVGEKLNNCFKRTFSRAGRHKRLTRPTMIEWGEALAYELDNSIKCHKCEMEYNPTISDTCPWCDEKNTYVSLSCKGVNGENPVVTHMQEIGTVIKVPLRLINGFSVSELDDVLFEIESSKKEVVIRSFNNHFDFECSYDGIFQRIFGKCVIDRDTQIKVTDKSTGEKYLVDYVLKG
- a CDS encoding protein phosphatase 2C domain-containing protein, whose translation is MITDGVSCRGSYHEINQDCFVCKPVKNGYILVISDGMGSKKFSQFGSRAICEILLHEFEIISVPLEELDWLVYLKNCHEKWLESLKEYDITQCYSTMLVLLVQDKHLKAARLGDGFLSILVDDADYILMDQKEDYFANETDCLMAEFDEACLEVLELNFERLLGAVACSDGIEIGVMKEEEIRLFTKDFIGEYSKISANDGKKDIEGWVSSWPGMDDKTIAYMIEEVDA
- a CDS encoding VWA domain-containing protein, which translates into the protein MAKDINVLIDTSGSMAEDCKNAAVKYLLNTIASYTAVNVKNYYLVGGKCEKADAIDGLKIAYAGQISVNAVNEYFREVVEGKTLLISDGCFDVDTERAISKHRDKVVCVAIGEDAMQSNLQHCSKNNRAYLAEDIIAAMSAC